From Denitrovibrio acetiphilus DSM 12809, the proteins below share one genomic window:
- a CDS encoding Maf family protein, with product MHLNFQKIILASGSPRRRELMTRIGINFQYVTSKAKEDMSPNIPVGELTIKNAAMKGYDVSNLYDEAFIIAADTIVSCEDRIFGKPKGEQDIMDALQFLRNKKHQVTTGVAIINKRAAVCERFYRTTDVYFKNYSDEFIRWYIKSEEPFDKAGSYAIQGKGSLMVEKIDGCYDNVVGLPVAELFERLIKFGVRPGGLNAY from the coding sequence GTGCACTTAAATTTTCAAAAAATAATACTCGCAAGCGGGTCACCCCGCAGACGCGAACTCATGACAAGAATAGGTATTAACTTCCAATACGTTACATCCAAAGCAAAAGAAGACATGAGCCCCAATATCCCAGTTGGTGAGCTCACTATAAAAAATGCCGCAATGAAAGGCTATGACGTGTCGAACCTTTACGACGAAGCTTTTATAATAGCTGCCGACACAATAGTATCCTGCGAAGACAGAATATTTGGCAAACCGAAAGGCGAGCAGGACATCATGGATGCTCTCCAGTTCCTCCGGAATAAGAAACATCAGGTCACCACAGGCGTTGCCATAATAAACAAACGTGCAGCCGTGTGCGAAAGATTCTACCGCACAACTGACGTATATTTTAAAAATTACTCTGATGAATTTATCAGATGGTATATCAAATCTGAAGAACCTTTTGATAAAGCAGGTTCCTACGCCATACAAGGGAAAGGAAGCCTTATGGTGGAAAAGATCGATGGCTGTTACGACAATGTCGTAGGGCTCCCGGTTGCTGAACTTTTTGAAAGACTGATAAAGTTTGGTGTACGTCCCGGAGGACTGAATGCATATTGA
- a CDS encoding Gx transporter family protein, giving the protein MTQSQSKRLATTGLFAALTVTLGVFETFVALPVPGVRMGLSNVGIMMCLYILDFPAAIYVALAKSILVPLLTGNLLVKMSISMPATLCATAAMALYIFLSGRFTSPLSTGAVGAFVHISVQFFAVKNLYIKADAIYNLLPYFTLFSVLTGAVTGYITIQILKNFPGVEECT; this is encoded by the coding sequence ATGACGCAGTCTCAGAGTAAGCGTCTGGCAACAACAGGGCTATTTGCCGCACTGACTGTAACGCTGGGCGTGTTTGAAACGTTCGTGGCTTTACCTGTTCCCGGGGTTCGCATGGGGCTTTCTAATGTAGGCATTATGATGTGCCTTTACATATTAGACTTTCCAGCAGCAATATATGTCGCACTGGCTAAGTCCATTCTTGTACCGCTCCTTACGGGAAATCTGCTAGTTAAAATGTCTATAAGTATGCCCGCAACACTCTGTGCCACAGCAGCTATGGCACTTTATATATTTTTATCCGGTAGATTCACAAGCCCTTTGTCCACAGGAGCTGTAGGGGCATTTGTACACATCTCCGTACAGTTTTTTGCTGTAAAAAACCTTTACATCAAAGCTGATGCGATTTATAACTTATTACCGTATTTCACACTATTTTCAGTGCTTACAGGCGCTGTAACAGGCTATATAACCATACAGATTCTAAAGAATTTCCCAGGGGTTGAAGAGTGCACTTAA
- a CDS encoding NusG domain II-containing protein, producing MKITKTDFLIISALIALSLMLMLNKGNGEKKLFLISNNVKKQIKLENQMIELHGGDVIIEVTKDGARFLKSDCSNQICVHTGWAKECGQTAVCVPNRYALVIECREVVYDAVSE from the coding sequence TTGAAAATAACTAAAACAGACTTTCTGATTATTTCAGCTCTTATAGCCCTTTCTTTAATGCTGATGCTAAACAAAGGAAATGGTGAAAAGAAACTCTTTCTGATCAGTAATAACGTAAAAAAACAGATAAAATTAGAAAACCAGATGATAGAACTCCACGGCGGTGATGTGATTATTGAGGTAACCAAAGATGGGGCCCGCTTTCTTAAAAGTGACTGTTCCAATCAGATATGCGTACATACCGGCTGGGCAAAAGAATGTGGACAGACCGCTGTCTGTGTACCGAACAGATATGCTCTTGTGATAGAGTGCAGAGAGGTCGTATATGACGCAGTCTCAGAGTAA
- a CDS encoding FAD:protein FMN transferase, producing MHKMLHLTLYSFLILTLAACSDPYRTERFYSMGTFVSVTLTEKNFDKTQDIRAKMQELENTIKSATETANKTQNFNFSGVMQELNIRGSEFSDITDGRFNIFAHTISILYGFPEGPFRVPDDNELDQALDNIDKKQNVMVDMGAYAKGYIVDKAVSRLKAENINSALINAGGDLYAMGSKGARKWRVAIKHPETSEEMLSIVNLRNKALATSGDYERFFQADDGTMIFHIFDATTGKNPLFYSSVSVIADDTVTADGLATVFFLLPPEDIKIQCSRLKTPVLLFTKDKEKIKLCGWEKFENN from the coding sequence ATGCACAAAATGCTCCACCTCACTCTCTATTCATTTCTAATTTTAACACTTGCAGCATGCAGTGATCCTTACAGAACGGAACGGTTTTACAGCATGGGGACATTTGTTAGTGTAACTCTGACTGAAAAAAACTTCGACAAGACACAGGATATCCGTGCAAAAATGCAGGAATTAGAAAATACAATCAAATCTGCCACTGAAACTGCCAACAAAACGCAGAACTTCAACTTCAGCGGGGTGATGCAGGAATTGAACATAAGGGGTTCAGAGTTTTCTGACATTACAGACGGCAGATTCAATATCTTTGCACATACCATATCAATTTTATACGGTTTTCCCGAAGGACCTTTCAGAGTGCCTGACGATAACGAGCTTGATCAAGCTCTGGACAACATCGACAAGAAACAAAATGTCATGGTGGATATGGGAGCATACGCAAAAGGCTATATTGTTGACAAAGCTGTGAGCCGCCTTAAAGCTGAAAACATCAACAGTGCACTCATTAATGCGGGAGGCGACCTCTACGCTATGGGCTCAAAGGGAGCCAGAAAATGGCGGGTGGCAATAAAACACCCTGAAACAAGTGAAGAGATGCTCTCCATAGTCAATCTGCGGAATAAGGCTCTTGCAACCAGCGGAGACTATGAACGTTTTTTTCAGGCGGATGACGGCACAATGATCTTTCATATATTCGATGCTACGACAGGTAAAAATCCACTATTTTACTCCAGTGTAAGCGTTATCGCAGATGATACTGTCACAGCCGATGGTCTCGCTACAGTGTTCTTTCTGCTGCCCCCTGAGGATATAAAGATTCAATGCAGCAGGCTCAAAACTCCTGTGCTTCTTTTCACCAAGGATAAAGAGAAGATAAAACTCTGCGGGTGGGAAAAATTTGAAAATAACTAA
- the amrS gene encoding AmmeMemoRadiSam system radical SAM enzyme — protein sequence MGVLARHWEQSGGGDVTCRLCPHMCRISKGETGICLIRRNIDGMLQQTAYGEPCSVSVDPVEKKPLYHFHPGKDILSVGTNGCNMRCRHCQNWQISTKETTRQSTTPERLLRLSKANNSFGIAYTYNEPIVWYEFIYDCAKIFREAGQANVMVTNGQINNAPLKELLPFIDAMNIDIKGFTEKFYKDEGGYLRTTLDTIETSAKAGTHIELTNLLIPGLNDNIETFKKMCIFIADIDKNIPLHISRYFPQHKSSLSITNESTLKDFRKLAMQYLNYVYVGNASIPGTSDTKCPQCGEIIIKRNGYYTQCLTEDNKCTKCSTSLSIHF from the coding sequence ATGGGTGTGCTCGCTAGGCATTGGGAACAATCCGGCGGCGGTGATGTAACGTGCAGACTGTGCCCTCATATGTGCCGCATATCAAAAGGGGAAACAGGCATTTGCCTCATACGCAGAAACATAGACGGTATGCTCCAGCAGACCGCATATGGTGAGCCCTGCTCTGTTTCAGTTGACCCTGTGGAAAAGAAACCTCTTTATCATTTTCACCCAGGCAAAGACATACTTTCTGTCGGCACAAACGGCTGCAATATGAGATGCAGACACTGTCAGAACTGGCAGATAAGCACAAAGGAAACAACACGTCAGAGCACCACCCCAGAAAGACTCCTAAGACTGTCAAAAGCAAACAACAGCTTCGGTATTGCATATACTTATAACGAACCGATCGTCTGGTATGAATTTATATATGACTGTGCAAAAATATTCAGAGAAGCAGGTCAGGCAAACGTTATGGTTACAAACGGACAGATAAACAACGCTCCGCTGAAGGAACTACTTCCGTTTATTGATGCCATGAACATAGATATCAAAGGCTTCACAGAGAAATTTTATAAAGACGAAGGCGGATATCTCCGGACTACTCTAGACACCATCGAAACATCAGCCAAAGCGGGAACGCACATCGAGCTTACTAATCTTCTCATCCCGGGGCTGAACGACAACATCGAAACCTTTAAAAAGATGTGTATCTTCATAGCGGACATAGATAAAAACATCCCTCTGCATATATCCAGATATTTCCCTCAGCATAAAAGCTCTTTAAGTATAACTAATGAATCAACGCTTAAGGATTTCCGAAAGCTGGCGATGCAGTACCTGAACTATGTCTATGTCGGCAATGCATCCATCCCCGGAACATCAGACACAAAATGCCCCCAATGCGGGGAAATAATAATAAAGCGCAACGGCTATTACACCCAATGCCTAACGGAAGATAACAAATGCACAAAATGCTCCACCTCACTCTCTATTCATTTCTAA
- a CDS encoding polyprenyl synthetase family protein, producing MNINDVMKLVENEREAVEKNLIDNLDSDVEMVNKVAEYIFESGGKRLRPVFMILSALMCGYDGERTINLAGVVEYIHTATLLHDDVIDGAKYRRGKESANNVFGNDITVLCGDFLYSRAFMNLVKDGDSRAQMLLAVAARTMSEGEVFQLIKTADVKITMDDYLRIINSKTAVMFATCCEIGAILGEMPVEKQKALADFGKTLGIAFQMADDILDYLGDPEKTGKKPGTDLKEGKITLPIITLLANAAEEEKKRVRNIIVDERSSEENLNYILDLMNTYDVKAKSELVVDKYIQEAKANLNLFEKSKYRDALDFLADYMVARDR from the coding sequence ATGAATATAAATGACGTGATGAAGCTGGTCGAAAATGAACGTGAAGCAGTAGAAAAAAACCTGATAGATAATCTCGATTCAGATGTTGAAATGGTAAATAAAGTTGCCGAATACATCTTCGAAAGCGGGGGCAAAAGACTCCGCCCTGTATTCATGATCCTTTCAGCACTGATGTGCGGATATGACGGTGAAAGAACAATTAACCTCGCCGGCGTTGTAGAATATATCCACACAGCCACACTGCTCCACGACGATGTTATAGACGGTGCTAAATACCGCAGAGGGAAAGAGAGCGCCAATAATGTTTTTGGCAACGACATTACCGTTCTCTGTGGTGATTTCCTTTACTCCAGAGCTTTCATGAACCTTGTAAAAGACGGAGACAGCCGTGCCCAGATGCTTCTGGCTGTTGCAGCACGCACCATGAGCGAAGGGGAAGTATTCCAGCTCATCAAAACAGCAGATGTCAAAATCACAATGGACGACTATCTCAGAATAATTAATTCTAAAACAGCCGTGATGTTCGCCACTTGCTGCGAAATAGGAGCTATACTGGGTGAAATGCCTGTGGAAAAACAAAAGGCACTGGCAGACTTCGGCAAGACGCTGGGGATTGCTTTCCAGATGGCGGATGACATCCTCGACTACCTCGGCGACCCTGAAAAAACAGGGAAAAAGCCCGGTACAGACCTTAAAGAAGGTAAGATAACACTTCCTATAATAACCCTTCTGGCTAACGCTGCCGAAGAAGAGAAGAAGCGTGTACGCAATATAATAGTTGACGAACGGTCTTCGGAAGAGAACCTTAACTACATACTGGATCTTATGAACACTTACGACGTGAAAGCAAAATCCGAGCTTGTGGTTGATAAATACATTCAGGAAGCCAAAGCAAACCTGAACCTCTTTGAAAAAAGTAAATACAGGGATGCACTCGATTTTCTGGCTGACTATATGGTTGCAAGAGACAGGTAA
- a CDS encoding RidA family protein yields the protein MNIPFHTTNAPDAIGPYSQAVMTTGNMLFVSGQIPLVPATMKIVEGGVEEQTTRALTNLMCIVEDAGFTKQNIAKVTIFIKNMDDFGVINGIYADFMGEHRPARAVVEVARLPKDVLVEIECIACK from the coding sequence ATGAATATACCATTTCACACGACTAATGCACCGGACGCTATAGGTCCTTATTCTCAGGCCGTTATGACAACAGGCAATATGCTTTTTGTCTCCGGTCAGATACCGCTTGTGCCTGCAACGATGAAGATTGTTGAAGGAGGAGTGGAGGAGCAGACTACAAGAGCTCTTACGAATCTTATGTGTATAGTTGAGGACGCAGGGTTTACGAAGCAGAATATAGCGAAAGTGACGATATTTATAAAAAATATGGACGATTTCGGTGTTATAAATGGTATCTATGCTGACTTTATGGGAGAGCATCGTCCGGCAAGGGCTGTTGTCGAAGTTGCAAGGCTGCCTAAAGATGTTCTCGTCGAGATCGAGTGTATCGCCTGTAAATGA
- the hflC gene encoding protease modulator HflC, giving the protein MKKYATAVVPVILIALFVVYKMATFTVQVDQTAVLTRLGKPVAEYKTPGIRFKIPFVHQVVYFSKKLIEYDASPSEIITNDKKNLVIDNFCRWKISDPLKFYLTVKSYGEAFNRLDDIIYSEMRNELGKHTLLETVSHNRQKIMDNVTALTKLKAKEYGIEIYDVRIKRADLPVQNEKAVYARMQAERERIAKQYRSEGQEKAQVIKATTEKEKAIILANAYKEVQEIKGDTDAKVIDIYSKAYGKDPQFFEFYKSLSVYENVLTEGTQFFLSTDNNIFKVLEDGK; this is encoded by the coding sequence ATGAAAAAATACGCAACAGCAGTAGTACCGGTTATCCTGATTGCTCTTTTTGTTGTTTATAAAATGGCAACCTTCACTGTACAAGTTGACCAGACAGCAGTCCTTACCAGACTAGGCAAACCGGTAGCAGAGTACAAAACACCGGGTATCAGGTTTAAAATCCCTTTTGTACACCAGGTTGTATACTTCTCTAAAAAACTCATTGAATACGACGCTTCGCCATCGGAAATAATCACAAACGACAAGAAGAATCTTGTGATAGACAACTTCTGCCGATGGAAAATCTCTGATCCGCTGAAATTTTACCTGACTGTAAAAAGCTATGGTGAAGCATTTAACAGACTGGATGACATAATTTATTCTGAAATGAGAAACGAGCTGGGAAAACACACTCTGCTCGAAACTGTCAGTCATAACCGCCAGAAGATAATGGACAATGTAACTGCACTGACAAAGCTGAAAGCAAAAGAGTACGGCATAGAAATATACGATGTACGAATCAAACGTGCAGACCTGCCGGTTCAGAATGAAAAAGCTGTCTATGCCAGAATGCAGGCGGAACGCGAGCGTATAGCAAAACAGTACCGCTCGGAAGGGCAGGAAAAAGCTCAGGTTATCAAGGCAACAACAGAGAAAGAGAAAGCTATCATACTGGCAAACGCTTATAAAGAAGTTCAGGAGATAAAAGGTGATACCGATGCGAAGGTTATAGATATCTATTCTAAAGCATATGGTAAAGACCCGCAGTTCTTTGAGTTTTATAAGTCGCTTAGTGTTTATGAAAATGTGCTGACAGAAGGAACACAATTCTTCCTCAGTACTGACAACAACATCTTCAAAGTACTTGAAGACGGTAAATAG
- the hflK gene encoding FtsH protease activity modulator HflK, with translation MNNGNGGQSPWGDDKFDLKDKLPKMNFNAPGASVITIVVIVAWLASGFFIVKPSEQAVVKRFGTVVKVVGSGPSYHLPYPIDSVDKAEVTKVHRLEVGFRTTRSGTKSLPQESLMLTGDENIVSINLSVQYKITDITKYLYNVHDVEDAILDITESAIREVAGREKIDDILTSGKNRIQTETQKEIQAILNKYEAGIQITAVQLQDVEPPQEVVNAFKDVASAREDKNRYINEAEAYQNEVIPRARAEAATMLQQAEGYQQEKVARAEGETNRFESVLKSYRAAPAVTKKRLYLETMEKVLAKSDKKIFDSNIKEITPILGLDKAMSGGAK, from the coding sequence ATGAATAACGGAAACGGCGGTCAAAGCCCCTGGGGTGACGATAAGTTTGACCTGAAGGACAAGCTCCCGAAGATGAACTTTAATGCACCGGGTGCAAGTGTGATCACCATCGTAGTTATTGTTGCATGGCTTGCAAGCGGATTTTTTATTGTAAAGCCATCCGAACAGGCTGTGGTGAAGAGGTTTGGAACGGTGGTGAAAGTTGTAGGCTCAGGACCTAGCTACCACCTACCCTACCCCATTGACTCAGTAGACAAAGCAGAAGTTACAAAGGTGCACAGGCTCGAAGTGGGTTTCCGCACCACCAGAAGCGGCACTAAGTCACTGCCTCAGGAATCTCTTATGCTCACAGGTGACGAAAATATCGTAAGCATCAACCTGAGTGTACAATACAAGATAACTGATATTACTAAATATCTTTACAATGTACACGATGTCGAAGATGCAATACTCGACATTACAGAATCAGCTATCAGAGAGGTTGCAGGCAGAGAAAAGATAGATGATATCCTGACCTCTGGGAAAAACAGAATACAGACGGAAACCCAGAAAGAGATACAGGCTATACTTAATAAATATGAGGCTGGAATACAGATAACTGCTGTTCAGCTTCAGGATGTTGAACCCCCGCAGGAAGTTGTAAACGCTTTCAAAGACGTTGCCAGCGCCCGCGAGGACAAAAACAGATATATTAACGAAGCAGAGGCATATCAGAACGAAGTGATACCAAGAGCAAGAGCAGAAGCAGCAACTATGCTCCAGCAGGCAGAAGGCTATCAGCAGGAAAAAGTTGCAAGAGCAGAGGGTGAGACAAACAGATTTGAATCTGTACTTAAAAGCTACAGAGCTGCCCCTGCGGTCACCAAGAAAAGGCTCTATCTTGAAACAATGGAAAAAGTTCTCGCAAAAAGCGACAAGAAAATTTTCGATTCAAACATAAAAGAAATCACGCCTATCCTGGGGCTTGATAAAGCAATGTCAGGGGGTGCAAAATGA
- the fusA gene encoding elongation factor G, producing METKDIRNVAFISHGGAGKTSLVEAILFNAKATARIGSVDNGTSVMDFDPVEIERGISLSSKVCTIEWLKTHINIVDTPGYANFLHETRAGLSAVGGAVVIASAITGVKAETKRVWGFSEEFDLAKVIFVNKMDKDRADFFRALGDIEKSFGVTPIPLFLPIGKEDSFRGIIDLVKMKAYIYPAEPTAEFSVEEIPAESMADVENYRNKLLEAVSETDDALIEKYLEGEELTEEEILKGIREATISKQFIPVICGSAVKNIGSKFLLEAIINYLPSPLEREHKMAVEEDTGEEVFVEPASENFTAWIFKTFMDPFAGKLTLFRVYSGEITNDTEVYNSAKGKKEKISQLYILQGKNHIKVDKLVAGQIGMVNKLKITDTFDTFCDPKHKLVFPKYQLMDPVLAYSLKPKSKDDEDKVSGGLHRIMEEDVGLRLDRDERSGDMLIKGMGQMHIEVVVEKLSKKFGVEVELQAPKVPYMETIRASARGQGKYKKQSGGRGQYGDVHIELAPLKSGEGFQFENKIVGGAVPRNYIPAVEKGIYDASKEGVLAGFPLIDFKAVLVDGSYHSVDSSEMAFTIAGSMAFKKVALDAKPVLLEPVMNLDVFVPDDMTGNVIGDLNARRGRIMNVEPESNGQHIRSQVPMAEVLKYAPDLRSMTGGHGIFSMDFSHYEEVPSHLAEKVIAENKGE from the coding sequence ATGGAAACCAAAGACATACGTAACGTTGCATTTATATCCCATGGAGGTGCGGGTAAGACCAGCCTTGTGGAGGCTATCCTCTTCAACGCCAAGGCTACCGCCAGAATAGGGAGCGTCGATAACGGAACCAGTGTTATGGACTTTGACCCTGTTGAGATCGAGAGGGGCATCTCTCTCAGCTCAAAAGTTTGTACCATAGAGTGGCTTAAAACCCATATCAATATTGTTGATACGCCCGGGTATGCAAATTTTCTGCATGAGACGCGGGCAGGATTGTCGGCTGTAGGCGGCGCAGTTGTTATTGCTTCTGCCATTACAGGTGTTAAGGCTGAAACGAAGCGTGTGTGGGGATTTTCAGAAGAATTTGACCTTGCTAAGGTCATTTTTGTTAACAAGATGGACAAAGACCGGGCTGACTTTTTCAGAGCATTAGGAGACATTGAAAAATCTTTTGGCGTAACGCCGATTCCGCTTTTTTTACCAATAGGGAAAGAAGACAGCTTCAGGGGAATTATTGACCTTGTGAAGATGAAAGCATATATATATCCTGCTGAACCGACAGCAGAATTTTCTGTTGAAGAGATACCTGCTGAAAGCATGGCAGATGTTGAAAATTATCGTAACAAGCTTCTGGAGGCTGTAAGCGAAACCGATGATGCTTTGATTGAAAAGTATCTGGAAGGGGAAGAGCTGACAGAAGAAGAAATACTGAAAGGTATAAGAGAAGCTACGATTTCTAAGCAGTTTATCCCTGTTATCTGCGGTTCTGCTGTAAAAAATATAGGGAGTAAATTTCTGCTGGAGGCGATAATAAACTACCTTCCGTCACCGCTGGAGCGTGAGCATAAAATGGCGGTGGAAGAAGATACTGGTGAAGAAGTTTTCGTTGAACCTGCATCTGAAAATTTTACTGCATGGATTTTTAAAACATTCATGGATCCTTTTGCTGGTAAATTGACTCTGTTCAGAGTATATTCCGGCGAGATAACAAATGACACAGAGGTTTACAACTCTGCCAAAGGTAAAAAAGAGAAGATTTCCCAGCTTTATATTTTGCAGGGTAAAAACCATATAAAAGTTGACAAACTCGTTGCCGGACAGATAGGTATGGTAAATAAGCTTAAAATAACCGATACTTTTGATACCTTTTGCGATCCGAAGCATAAACTGGTTTTCCCTAAATATCAGCTTATGGACCCTGTCCTTGCATATTCTCTGAAACCTAAGTCTAAAGATGACGAAGATAAGGTTTCAGGCGGTTTGCACAGGATTATGGAAGAGGATGTCGGACTTAGACTGGATAGAGATGAACGTTCCGGAGATATGCTTATCAAAGGTATGGGGCAGATGCACATCGAAGTTGTTGTTGAGAAACTCAGCAAAAAATTTGGTGTGGAAGTTGAGCTCCAAGCTCCAAAAGTGCCTTATATGGAAACAATCAGGGCGTCTGCCAGAGGGCAGGGGAAATATAAAAAGCAGTCCGGTGGACGTGGTCAGTATGGTGATGTACATATAGAGCTTGCACCCCTGAAGAGTGGCGAAGGGTTTCAGTTTGAAAATAAAATTGTAGGTGGAGCTGTACCCAGAAATTATATCCCTGCTGTTGAAAAAGGGATTTATGATGCATCCAAAGAGGGTGTTCTGGCGGGGTTCCCGCTGATAGATTTTAAGGCTGTTCTTGTTGATGGATCATACCATTCGGTTGACTCATCGGAGATGGCGTTTACTATCGCAGGCTCAATGGCATTTAAAAAAGTTGCTCTGGATGCAAAACCTGTACTTCTCGAACCGGTTATGAATTTAGATGTTTTTGTGCCTGACGACATGACAGGGAACGTTATCGGTGACCTTAATGCCAGAAGAGGAAGGATAATGAATGTGGAGCCAGAATCTAACGGTCAACACATAAGATCACAGGTTCCTATGGCTGAGGTCTTGAAATATGCACCGGATCTTCGTAGTATGACAGGTGGTCACGGCATTTTTTCGATGGATTTCTCTCATTACGAAGAGGTTCCGTCACACCTTGCAGAAAAGGTTATAGCAGAAAATAAAGGGGAATAA
- a CDS encoding integration host factor subunit alpha — translation MTKADIVELIHEKLGLTKKDIAKVVDELFNEVRDQILGKNNVKISGFGNFEVKKRGRRIGRNPKTGVETVIEPRTVVVFRPSQIFKDEVND, via the coding sequence ATGACAAAAGCTGATATAGTTGAGTTGATTCACGAGAAACTAGGTCTTACTAAGAAAGACATTGCTAAAGTTGTCGATGAACTTTTTAACGAAGTTAGAGATCAGATACTCGGCAAAAACAATGTCAAAATATCCGGTTTTGGTAATTTTGAAGTTAAAAAGCGCGGGCGCAGAATAGGACGTAACCCTAAAACAGGAGTTGAGACTGTTATTGAACCAAGAACAGTTGTCGTATTCAGACCTAGCCAGATTTTTAAAGATGAGGTAAATGACTAA
- a CDS encoding MerR family transcriptional regulator — MTKLFYKIGEVCDITGLKPTVLRFWEKEFRQLRPTKSSGGQRLYTEKHIELAKRLKVMLYDEKFTIEGVKKKLAESEDYETGLNKEQIKSELNNILKLLNS, encoded by the coding sequence ATGACTAAGCTATTTTATAAAATAGGCGAAGTCTGCGACATTACAGGTCTTAAACCTACAGTTCTTAGATTTTGGGAAAAAGAGTTCAGACAGCTTCGACCTACTAAATCATCTGGTGGTCAGCGTCTTTACACGGAAAAGCATATTGAACTTGCAAAACGTCTTAAGGTTATGCTTTATGATGAAAAGTTCACCATTGAAGGTGTAAAGAAAAAACTAGCTGAGTCTGAAGATTATGAAACTGGTCTTAATAAAGAACAGATTAAAAGCGAACTTAACAATATACTTAAACTATTAAACTCCTGA
- a CDS encoding FecR domain-containing protein, with protein MKKLIIILIFMVSSISVYGAEKAGIIENFEGRVQIYDGTSPRPENVTETKTEIYEHNRVATKREATALLKFINEDKIALAENSVLTVESTNTYAPEAGRVVFSIKTRGKTSGVNISLTTAVIGVKGTKFVVDTSETGRNAIFLKEGELEVTSKEGNFKKYSEVQIDEYEAYVKKMMGEYDQYVKDLQENFVEYVHNFKMKAGSAFAIDGSEVHEIKFNKDIEQAFYLLNDVE; from the coding sequence ATGAAAAAACTGATAATAATACTGATATTTATGGTCTCCTCAATTTCAGTTTATGGTGCTGAAAAAGCAGGCATCATCGAAAATTTCGAAGGTCGTGTACAGATATACGACGGAACTTCACCAAGACCTGAAAACGTGACCGAAACTAAGACTGAAATATATGAGCACAACCGTGTAGCAACCAAAAGAGAAGCAACTGCTCTTTTGAAGTTCATTAATGAAGATAAGATCGCACTTGCGGAAAATTCTGTACTTACAGTGGAGAGCACTAACACCTATGCTCCGGAAGCAGGAAGAGTCGTCTTTTCCATTAAAACCCGAGGCAAAACATCAGGAGTCAATATATCGCTCACAACTGCGGTCATCGGTGTCAAAGGCACAAAATTTGTCGTAGACACAAGCGAAACAGGGAGAAATGCTATTTTCCTGAAAGAAGGAGAGCTCGAAGTTACATCCAAAGAGGGCAACTTTAAAAAATACTCAGAGGTTCAGATAGACGAATATGAAGCTTACGTTAAAAAAATGATGGGCGAATATGACCAATATGTTAAAGACCTTCAAGAAAATTTTGTTGAATATGTACATAACTTTAAAATGAAAGCAGGGAGCGCATTTGCAATAGACGGTAGCGAGGTTCATGAGATAAAGTTTAACAAGGATATTGAGCAGGCATTTTATCTTCTTAACGATGTCGAATAA
- a CDS encoding LPP20 family lipoprotein: MKKIVLFLAAVGLLMVGCAGSEPKQELADPCFQGAPSWVVNPQVEGAIAAAGSAKKSAGGMQFTRDAAMANARSEISRVIEVKVNTMMKDFTQVTGVGDAETVDKVTSSVSKQVSSQVLQGTMQKDAWFSPCGELYVLVVLDPSKVADATKKQVVTSMKNDQALWQQFQAQKAQDELDAAVNKEFGQGGLGQ; encoded by the coding sequence ATGAAAAAGATAGTTCTGTTTCTTGCTGCTGTGGGATTACTTATGGTTGGATGTGCAGGCAGCGAACCAAAACAGGAACTCGCGGATCCGTGTTTTCAGGGTGCTCCTAGCTGGGTTGTTAATCCACAGGTTGAAGGTGCGATTGCGGCAGCCGGTTCTGCTAAGAAATCTGCCGGTGGTATGCAGTTTACGAGAGACGCTGCTATGGCTAATGCCAGAAGCGAAATCTCCCGTGTTATAGAAGTTAAAGTTAATACAATGATGAAAGACTTTACTCAGGTTACCGGTGTTGGAGATGCAGAGACTGTTGATAAAGTGACATCTTCTGTTTCCAAACAGGTTTCAAGCCAGGTACTTCAGGGCACAATGCAGAAAGACGCATGGTTTTCTCCATGTGGCGAGCTTTATGTTCTCGTAGTTCTTGACCCTAGTAAAGTTGCTGACGCCACAAAGAAACAGGTTGTGACAAGCATGAAAAACGATCAGGCTCTGTGGCAGCAGTTTCAGGCTCAGAAAGCACAGGACGAGCTTGATGCAGCTGTTAATAAAGAGTTCGGTCAGGGCGGATTGGGTCAGTAA